The DNA sequence AAAGCTAAGCTCCTAGTTAAAAGCGGGTTTCGGTCATTTGAGTGGAAACAAAGCATGAGTTGCGGGGACGATCGGGTGATGAGCCCACGGGCGCATCTACCGAAGAGGTAGTCATTTTTCCAGCCACCACGGCCCAATGCCGATTCTGGTTGCTGGACCGTCTCATGCCGGGAGGGCATCCCGCCCTCAACGTCCCGCTCGCCGCCCACCTGGCCGGCCCCCTGGATCTGACCCGCCTGGAAGCGGCTTTGAATGCGATCCTGGTGCGCCATGAGATTCTGAGGACCAGCCTCAAGACCCAGGCGGGGGAGGTGGTTCAGGTGATCCACCCCAGCAAGACCATCCAGCTGGCGACGACCGACTGCACGCAGTGGTCGGAGGACGAACAAGAGGTGCGCTTGCATGCCGCGATGGTGCAGGAGGGCAGCCTCCGGTTTCAGCTGACCGAAGCGCCGCTGTTGCGGGCGCGGCTGTTGAAGCGCGGAGAGTGGGACCATGTGCTCCTGCTCACGACGCATCATGTGGTCTGCGACGGCTGGTCCCAGGGCATCCTGCTTCATGAGCTGGCCGCCACCTATTCGGCGTTGGCCACGGGCTCCCAGCGTCCTGAGCTTCCCCTTCAATATGCCGACTTTGCTCATTGGCAGGAGGATTGGCTGCGTTCCGAAGAGGCGGCCGATCAGCGTGACTACTGGACCGGCCAGCTGAAGGAGCCGATCCCGTTGGTCAATCTGCCCACGGATCGGCCCCGTCGACCCGGACGCAGCTTTCCCGGTGGACTCTGCACTCGGCTGGTCGATCAAGCGCTCGCCGACCAGATCAAAGCTTTTTGTCTTAAGCAAAACCTGACGCCGGCCATGGTTTACCTGGCTGCCTATGGGCTGCTGCTCCGCGCCTATTCCGGCAACGATCAGATTCTCACAGGTTCCACGGCCGCCAATCGGGGACAGACGGAGCTCGAGGATTTGATCGGCTTTTTTGCCAACCCGATCCTGGTTCGATTGGATTTCTCCGGCAACCCGACCCTCAAGCAGCTCCTCCGGCGGGTGCGCGAGCTGTCTCTGATGGCGTTTGCCAACCAAAGCTACCCCTTCGAGAAGGTCGCGAGCGGAATACCGCCTGCTCCTCACCAAGAATGGCTGCAATGGCTGCAGGTGTATTTCGTTTACCAGAAGACGTTTCTCCGCCCCCAGGAGATGGCGGGGGTCCAACTCACTCCCATGCACTCCGTCACTTGCGGAGCGCTCTTCGAGTGGACGCTGGTCGTCATCGAGAGCGAAGAGGGCATCCGGCTGCAGCTGGAGTACGATACCCATCTCTTCGACGCTTCGTCGATCGAGCAGGCCTTCGCTGATTATGAGAAGATTTTAACCTCGTTCCTCAGCGTCTCCGATCTGCGTCTCGGGGACATGGAGGCGTTGGCGGGGATCGCGCAATCACGACGAGCGCGCGGAGGCGCGCCGGCCGCAGCCATCGAACAGCCCGCGGCCAAGCCAGGGGCGGCCAGCGCTCCGAGCCTGGGAGTCGTGCAGTCGCCCCGGCCCACCCCCACCCAGCTGTTGTTGGGCGACCTCTGGCGAGAGCTGCTGGGAGTCGAGACGATTGGGACGGGAGATTCCTTTTTCGAGCTGGGCGGAAAGTCTCTGGCCACCTTGCGGCTGGTGGCCCAGATCGAGGAAAAAACCGGCCGACGGATCTCGCCGGTCCAGCTGCTCGAGCATCCCACGCTTGAATCCTTGGCCCAGTGGCTGGATCGCGAGAAAATCCAGAACATCCCTCGCGGGCTGCTCCCACTGCACGCGGAAGGATCACTTCCTCCGCTCTTTTTCGTGATGGAAGGTGGGACGGACGCCAGCGAGTTGAAAGGCCTGGCTGCACGGCTGGGGGCGACACAGCCCTCGTTTGGCGTTCCCATTCAGGCGACCCGTGACGAGCTAAGTCACCCGGAAAAGGCTGTCGCGCTGGCTCAGCAAAGCCTGCAGGAGATCCAAGCCTTCCAGGCCAAGGGGCCTTATTTCCTGGTGGGAGATTCCTTTGGCGCCGCCGTTGCCTACGAGATTGCCCGACTGCTGGTGGCAGCCGGCGAGACCATCGGCTTGCTCGCGATCATCGACAGCGCCGCACCGTCCTACGCGAACTCGGCGGAAGGGGCGCCGGCTCCGAACTCGCCCGCGGCCATCATCCCCAAACCCTCGTCGCCGTCCAAAGGCAAAGGCTTCTATTCCAAGATTGTCGGGCTCTGGAAATCACCCGGAGCGGCCGAGGATGAGCTGCGTCCAGAGTCTGGCGAAGAGGCCGCTCCGCACGGTGCCGACGCCGCGCGCGCCGGCGGCACGCTCAAACCTTACAGCGGAAAGCTGGTGCTGCTGCGGGCGGCCAACAACTCGGCCAACTCCGCGCACGATCGCACCGAAGGTTGGGGCCAAGGCGCCCGCGGAGGTGTCGAAGTGATTGAGATCGCCGGTCCAGCGGGAGCACTGCTGAAGGAGCCAGCGATTCAACGACTCACCGAACCGCTGCTCGCCAAACTCCGCGCCGCCCAAGGGAACAGTGGCGAAGGGTCTCATTCGGGGGAGAAAGCTTCCGGCTAGCAGCCTGTCGCGACGTTTCCTAAAAGATAACTCAGCAGAATCGGGCTCCACAGCCGGACTTACGTCCGGTCGTGACAAGTCCGACAGGCTGCTAGGTTTAGGGAGAGCCGGTCGGACTGATCCCCACCACGCGATAGAAGCCGTGCCGGTTGCTGGAGGAGATCATCACATAACCCGCCGAGGACAGATCATTCCATTGACCGCTCAGACCGTCGGATTCCTGGAGAACGCCCGGCTGAACCCACAGCAACAACAGCGTGTTGGCGTCCACCTGATGGGTGGTCAACACGACCTCGTTGCAGCTAAACTTCACCGGAATGATCCGGCTTGGCCGCTGGCATAGATCAAGGACATCGGACGTCGTCAAAGTGTAGGTCGCCAAGGGATCGAGATCCGTCACCGAAACGGCAAAAGTCCGGCCATCAGCCTGCGCCTCGACATTGGAGACGGTGAGCGGGGGAACAAACTGGAAATCCGAGGCCAGGCGCAAGCTCTCCGAAGACACGAGTCCGGAGAACTCCACCCAGATTTTCCCGGTTTCACAACGCACGGTTTGAATGCGAATCTGATTGGTAGGACATTCCACCACCCCCATCTCGACCAGTTCGGGATAGTCTCCGGCGGCCAAGGAAAGCGCCCTCGAGCCCGTCCCGGGCGAGGTCTGAATCCATCCCGCCCTCGCCTCCAAGGCCAGTTGATAGTCACCCGGAGGCAGATTCGCCCAGGCGAATCGACCACTCGCGGCCGACGCCACCGCCCCGCTGGCAGCACCCGACAGCTCGAGGTTCCAGGCTGGGAGCAGACTTTCGCCCGAATCGCGAGTCCCATTCGCGTTGGCATCACGGAACACCGCGCCGGCGAAGGCGCTTAACGAGGGATCGTGAGCCTCCGGACGAGCCCAGTAGTCGGGCCGAGCCCCCGGGGCGGCGGAGGACGGCTCCAAAATACGGACATCGGCCGCGAGCGCCGGATCGTAGGCGAAAGCTCCCAGATCGGTATGGGCCGCGGGATTCTGAGCGCCACCAAAAAAGTCCACTGACACAGGCCAGGGGTCCGGCCCCGAAGCGGCGCGGGCGCGGCTGTTCGACCGCAGCCAGTAAAGCCCACGGGAGGGGTCGACAAAACCCGGATCCGCGGCGGTAAAATCGTTGGGAAGCCGGATATCGCCCACGTTCCCTGGCTTGTTCATCAGGTTATAGCCGCCCTCCAAAGTGGTGTTTACCTGGATCGCAACCACCGGATGCCAAGCCGGCCCGGCGGCCAGGATGTTATTGTAAAGGAAGGTGTGGCCGTACTCGATGATCAGGCAGTAATCCAGACCCAGCAGAGTGTTGTTGAACACGAAGTTTGTCAGTCCGTCCGCCGCCCACAGGGTCAACGGACCCAGCCCGTTGCCGTACACCAGATTGTTGTGGAACATGGCCTGGTCGTTCTTTCCAAACGAATCGTAGATTTGCACGCCCCAGCCGAGATTGTTCCGAATCACATTGCCACGAATCACGACATTGGTGCCGCTGGCGTAGATCCCGTGATCAAAGCGGATCTGCATGCCACACTTCTCGATCAAACAGTTCTCGATGAGCGTGTCGTTGTAGTTGTGCGAAGAAATACCCTGCCCCGTGAAGAGGCCGCTGGTGTTGGTCACGGCAAAGGGATGTCCGCGACCCGCATTCTCGATCCAGCAACCGCGTATCGTGGAGTGGCTGCCCCCGAGCTTGATGCCGTCGATGTGCGAGGACGCGATGTGAATGTCTTCGATCAAGAGATCATCGACGCCATCGAAGACATGCACTCCGTGGGTGTAGGGAGTGCCGACAATCTTGGCACCCCACTTCGTAGTCGAGCGAAGGGTCCACCCATGATAGCTGACGCGAATGGACGGGTACGTCCCGGGCATCAAGTTCAACGTGTTGGAAGGGCCGATGACCGTCAGCGCCTGACGCAAGGTCCAGGGCGAGAGCGGCGACCGACCGGTGTTGGTAGCGGAGCCGCTGGGAGAGATATAATACTGCGTGCCTCCGGACCTGACGCTTAATTTGGCCGGGGCGGAATCGACGAACCCCAAACCATTGCTGACCTTGACCCGCACTTCCGCGCCACGGTCCGAAAGCTGGCAGTTCTGGCGCACATACATCGGACTGTTCGTGCCCACCGGCTCACCATTGAACGTCCACGCGTACTCCAGCGTCGGCGCACCAAAGGCCACGACCACAAAGGTGGCGTCATCCCCATCGATCACGGCTTCCTCCTGAGGCTGACGCACAATCACGGGAGCCTGGGTCAACAACCCAGGCGGGTCGGCCGCCACCACCGGCCCGGCGGGGCATACCCACACCCCCAGCCAAATCAGCCAGAGCGGGACGACACCAAGAATCGAGTGTGATTTCAGGGGAATCATTTATCAGGGACACGGTTACAACTTCACGAAGCGAACACTCAGAGCGATAGCTCAAGGCGCGGGTCTAGAGTGAAGCAAAAATTAAGACTTTGGGCCACCCTCAAGCCGACCTCCGCAACCAATAATGGCTCAAAACGTGACATAGGGGAATCTCCCCTCAGGGGTTGTAGTCGTCAATAGACAATTTTCAGCCGGGCCGAGGGGTGTGAGGGGCCTTGAGCACCAACGGTGCGTGCCATCCGAGCCGGGGGTGACAACCCCAGGTGGCCATCCCCCCTTCCATCCCGGGCTGAAAGCCCGGCCTGAGGCCACCGCGTCCGTCGCGAATTTTCACCTGACGCCGATCCACCCTCACCCCGTCTAGATCACACCGAAACCGGGACTTCCTGAAGAAAAAGTCTTGGAGAACTGGGAAGGCGTGCCTATATATGAATGGAACCAAACGCACCGAATGCTGAACCCGCTCCAACCGCGCCGGATGAAAGCTGCCTGAATCTTCAGTCGTTTCCTCAGACTTCTACGGTGAGATGTGAATCCGATTCTGACGTGATGTATAACTGCAAGAGAGGAGCGCAAACTCCTCGAGATCCCAAGTCGCCACCTGGCCGTCCGATCCGATCCCCTGACCGGGACTGGATCGATGCTGGTCGGTTTTGGGACAGTTGCAGCGCGCCGACGCGGCGTGCCGTCGCTCTCGCCTTCTCGTTCGTGGGACGCAGGCTCTTTCCGCCTAGGCACTTCGATGCGCAACACCTCGGCGACCACCGTTCGCGGCATGCGGACTGCTCGCGGTTCTTCAGTGCTTGGGAGCCAATGTCATCATCCGCCATGAAGAAGTTTTTCACCATTTGCCTCTGCCTCGGTATCGCGGCAGGCCTGTCCTTCAACGGGTCGAGGCTCGTCGCGGCCGACAATCCCGTTCTCCCGCCCAAGCAGCTCAAGGTGGTGAACAGCGACGTTCCAGGAATTCTGGTGCAGCCCACCAATCAATATGCCGATGCCGGTCGGAGCGCCACCTTCACCGTGACCGCCACGGGGGACGCACCCCTGAGCTACTCCTGGACCTTCAACGGATCGCCGGTGGGCACCGACAGCCCGACCTACGTCCGGAGCAACTGCCAGGTCTCGGACAACGGAGGCAGAATCCGAGTGACCGTGCGCAATGCGCGCGGCTCGGTGCAGAGCACCATCGCCATTCTCACGGTGAGATGGACCGGAACCAACTACTACGTCTCGCCCAGTGGCTCCGCCGGGAACAACGGCCTCAGCCCCAGCTCGCCCTGGTCGCTCAGTCACGCCATGGCTCAGGTCGGCGTGTCCAACACCATCAATCTGCTCCCGGGAACTTATCCCACGATCTACATCTACAAGCGGGGCTGCACCGTCCGCTCCACGGTTAAATGGGGAGCCAAAGTGGTGGGATCCCCGGGTTCCCACGCCATCTACTCCGCCGACGGCATTCACAATGTGATGGTCGAAGGGGTTCATGTGCAGTCCTCCTACATCGATGGCATCAAGATCAATGGGACCAACTCGACCATCCGCGGCTGCTGGATTCAGAACGCCGGGCGAGGTCACCCCAGCGCCGTCCAGAACAGCAATGGCTCCTACACGGGCCAGGGCATCTCGGCTTATAACCTGCACGGAACGGTGATCGAGCAGAACCTGATCGAGAACTGCGGCATGAACACGCGCAAGGACCACGGCATGTATGTCAGCGGGACCAATCTGGTCATTCGTGGCAATGTGGTTCGCAACAACCTGAGCTGGGGCATCCAGGTGTATGACTCCTACGGAGACTGCCGCAACGTGGTGGTTAACAACAATCTGGTGTATGGAAATGGGGTCGGCGCACTGACCATCTGGAGCAAGTACAACCACACCAACTATATTCTCAACAACACGCTGATCGCCTCGGAGTATTGCGTCATTGCGGAGAATTGCCGGCTGGTCGTGGCGAACAACATCATCATGGCCGGCCCTTCCTGGTACCCCTGCCTGGCGGGCCCCAGCGGCACCATCATCTACAGCAGCAACAATGTCTTCAACAAGCCGTCGTCGGCCGGGGATCCCCGCACGGCCTCCGACCTGGTAACCTCGAATCCGGGATTCCTCAATACCGCCCGGGGGCTGTATTGGCTCACCTCCTCCAGCCCGGCGCGAGGACGTGCCCGCAAGGTCACGGCGTTCAACTACCCCAACTTCTTCGCCGACGCCGATCTCGGATCGGCCTCCCGCGACGCTGGAGCCTTCGAGTACGATCCTTCCTACGCCGGAGACACGCGCGTGTTGGCGCCCTCGCCGGCAGTGCCCGATTACTGGGCCCGGGTGTTGAACTAGACTAGCGTCATTTCCCGCGGTCCTCACACGAAGGCCGCTGAGGTCACAGAGGCGAAGCGGGGAACCGAGGGTTGAACCGCAAAGGACGCGATGTGGGAAGGGGAAGGAGACGGAATGGGCGGCAGATTGCACATTGCGAATTGCTCATTGCTCATTTGTCATTGCCGAGAAATGAGACCCGCTGCGCTCGGGGAATTATCCGAGCACGGAAAATCCTACGCCCCATTGTGCAATGTGAAATGAGCAATGAACAATGTGCAATCCCCTGCTCCCTCTGCTCCCTCTGCTCCCCGCCGACCTTTGCGAGCACCAACGCCACTAGGCTTTCCGGAGTGGGACCGAGGGTTGAACCGCGATGTGGGAAGGGGAAGGAGACGGAATGGGCGGCGGATTGCACATTGCGAATTGCTCATTGCTCATTTGTCATTGCCGAGAAGTGAGGCCCGCTGCGCTCGGGGTTGGGGCAGGCGGGCGACGCTACAATTGATAGGGGCCGTGTCGGGGTCCCCAATGTGCAATGTGAAATGAGCAATGAACAATGTGCAATCCCCTGCTCTCCCTGCTCGCCCTGCTTCCTCGGTTCCCCGCCGACCGGAGTGCGGCCTGCGCACTCCGGTCCGCGTTGGCCTTACGGCAGGACGCGCAGGCGATAGAGACGGATCGTCCGGTTGGCACCGAAGATATCATCCACAAACACTTCTCCCGATTCTCCCGGGGTCGTGACCGCGATTCCCACCGCCACCCACTCGATCTGCGCCTTGGCTTCGTTCAGCCGCTCCACCTGATAGGCTTTCCATCGCTGCGCTTGAAACCGCAGCCGCACATCGGCTCCCACAATCTCAACCGAACTCAGCGCCAGGCGGCTCTGCGGATTCTTGGGATCGGTCGCGGCTTCAAACTCGTCGAGGTTGCCCATACCGTCGGAGTCGGAATCGATGCCGGCATCGGCGGCGCTGTTCGGATTCAACCCGTAGCGCGTCTCCCAATCGTCCGGAAGTCCATCCGTGTCCGTATCGATGACGGGCGCATTCACCAGACAGAAATCCACGGTCGTGATGGGCTTCGTTCCGGTGTACAGCACATCGAAGGTGCCGTCGCATTTACCGGGTCCCTTGCCGGGAGGGAAGGTCGAGGTGTCGACCTGCACCAGCACATCCGTGTTGCTGATTGGGGGAGTGAAGCTGTAGCGACCGGCTGCGTCGGTGTTGGTGGCAATCACCGTGGTCCCGCCTCCCGGGGTAGGATAGGAAAGTCGCACCGTCACGCCCGGAACGCCCGGCTCATTGTCCTCCTGCAGGCCGTTGTCGTTCCGATCCAGGAATACAAAGTCCCCAATCAACGGCAACGGCGTGGCGCAATCCAGGTTCTTGTAGAGGGTTAGCTTGCCATCAATGGTGGCT is a window from the Verrucomicrobiales bacterium genome containing:
- a CDS encoding right-handed parallel beta-helix repeat-containing protein, which encodes MIPLKSHSILGVVPLWLIWLGVWVCPAGPVVAADPPGLLTQAPVIVRQPQEEAVIDGDDATFVVVAFGAPTLEYAWTFNGEPVGTNSPMYVRQNCQLSDRGAEVRVKVSNGLGFVDSAPAKLSVRSGGTQYYISPSGSATNTGRSPLSPWTLRQALTVIGPSNTLNLMPGTYPSIRVSYHGWTLRSTTKWGAKIVGTPYTHGVHVFDGVDDLLIEDIHIASSHIDGIKLGGSHSTIRGCWIENAGRGHPFAVTNTSGLFTGQGISSHNYNDTLIENCLIEKCGMQIRFDHGIYASGTNVVIRGNVIRNNLGWGVQIYDSFGKNDQAMFHNNLVYGNGLGPLTLWAADGLTNFVFNNTLLGLDYCLIIEYGHTFLYNNILAAGPAWHPVVAIQVNTTLEGGYNLMNKPGNVGDIRLPNDFTAADPGFVDPSRGLYWLRSNSRARAASGPDPWPVSVDFFGGAQNPAAHTDLGAFAYDPALAADVRILEPSSAAPGARPDYWARPEAHDPSLSAFAGAVFRDANANGTRDSGESLLPAWNLELSGAASGAVASAASGRFAWANLPPGDYQLALEARAGWIQTSPGTGSRALSLAAGDYPELVEMGVVECPTNQIRIQTVRCETGKIWVEFSGLVSSESLRLASDFQFVPPLTVSNVEAQADGRTFAVSVTDLDPLATYTLTTSDVLDLCQRPSRIIPVKFSCNEVVLTTHQVDANTLLLLWVQPGVLQESDGLSGQWNDLSSAGYVMISSSNRHGFYRVVGISPTGSP
- a CDS encoding right-handed parallel beta-helix repeat-containing protein, which translates into the protein MKKFFTICLCLGIAAGLSFNGSRLVAADNPVLPPKQLKVVNSDVPGILVQPTNQYADAGRSATFTVTATGDAPLSYSWTFNGSPVGTDSPTYVRSNCQVSDNGGRIRVTVRNARGSVQSTIAILTVRWTGTNYYVSPSGSAGNNGLSPSSPWSLSHAMAQVGVSNTINLLPGTYPTIYIYKRGCTVRSTVKWGAKVVGSPGSHAIYSADGIHNVMVEGVHVQSSYIDGIKINGTNSTIRGCWIQNAGRGHPSAVQNSNGSYTGQGISAYNLHGTVIEQNLIENCGMNTRKDHGMYVSGTNLVIRGNVVRNNLSWGIQVYDSYGDCRNVVVNNNLVYGNGVGALTIWSKYNHTNYILNNTLIASEYCVIAENCRLVVANNIIMAGPSWYPCLAGPSGTIIYSSNNVFNKPSSAGDPRTASDLVTSNPGFLNTARGLYWLTSSSPARGRARKVTAFNYPNFFADADLGSASRDAGAFEYDPSYAGDTRVLAPSPAVPDYWARVLN